Proteins from a single region of Phycisphaeraceae bacterium D3-23:
- a CDS encoding alkaline phosphatase D family protein: MSRCPLPPLLSLFLCCAGALHAHAQPALGQGIMAGEVTADSVLLQTRLTDGSALVDGEHFDDGDALRDGDLPGCDGYVRWVISTDPTFLVNDLIHTGPWLRALPEHDYVVRHQITGLAPGTTYYYRADYATDVEQVVLTQEDHVGTFTTLHGEDAAAPTRIHIVTGLNYDRFYAPEGYTGDDRAEGFPACDAMLALDPDLLIFTGDDVYYDKPPDAETLADMRAKWHRQFSRPRMAALLASVATYWEKDDHDFRYNDSDLTRDRFPSAELGIATFREQAPIVAQDDHETPTYRTHRVSRDLQIWLVEGRDYRSANRDEDGPGKTLWGAEQRDWLMRTLLESDATFKLLISPTPLLGPDDAYKRDNHANLDGFRHEGEAFITWAQDEGLWDAGLAIVCGDRHWQYHSVHPSGAHEFSCGAICDANSRLGRHPGDENSTDPAGELTQPYRQAQASGGFLSLVVTPADDADGEGAAASIRYEFYDERGELLYRYTNQE; encoded by the coding sequence ATGTCAAGATGTCCCCTCCCGCCCCTGCTGTCCCTGTTCCTTTGCTGCGCGGGTGCCTTGCACGCCCACGCCCAGCCCGCGCTGGGCCAGGGCATCATGGCCGGCGAAGTCACCGCCGACAGCGTCCTGCTCCAGACACGCCTCACCGACGGCTCGGCCCTGGTCGACGGCGAACACTTCGACGACGGCGACGCGCTGCGCGACGGCGACCTGCCGGGGTGTGATGGGTACGTCCGCTGGGTGATCTCGACCGATCCAACTTTCCTGGTTAACGATCTGATCCACACCGGGCCGTGGCTGCGTGCGCTGCCTGAGCATGACTATGTGGTTCGCCATCAAATCACTGGGCTTGCGCCCGGTACGACCTACTATTACCGCGCGGACTACGCCACCGACGTCGAACAAGTCGTGCTGACTCAAGAGGACCACGTTGGCACATTCACCACCCTGCACGGCGAAGACGCCGCCGCGCCGACCCGCATCCACATCGTCACCGGGCTCAACTACGACAGGTTCTACGCGCCCGAGGGCTACACCGGCGACGACCGGGCCGAGGGCTTCCCGGCCTGCGACGCGATGCTCGCGCTCGATCCCGACCTGCTCATCTTCACCGGCGACGACGTCTACTACGACAAGCCGCCCGATGCCGAAACGCTCGCAGACATGCGCGCCAAGTGGCATCGCCAGTTCTCTCGGCCGCGCATGGCCGCGCTGCTCGCCAGCGTCGCGACCTACTGGGAAAAGGACGACCACGACTTCCGCTACAACGACAGCGACCTCACACGCGACCGCTTCCCGTCCGCCGAGTTGGGGATCGCGACGTTCCGCGAGCAAGCGCCGATCGTCGCACAAGACGATCACGAAACACCGACGTACCGCACGCACCGGGTCAGCCGGGACTTGCAGATTTGGCTGGTCGAGGGGCGCGACTACCGCAGTGCGAACCGCGATGAGGATGGGCCGGGCAAGACGCTTTGGGGGGCCGAGCAGCGGGACTGGCTGATGCGGACGCTGCTTGAGTCGGACGCGACGTTCAAGCTCCTCATCTCGCCCACGCCGCTGCTCGGGCCCGACGATGCGTACAAGCGCGACAACCACGCGAACCTCGACGGGTTTCGTCACGAGGGCGAGGCATTTATCACGTGGGCCCAGGACGAGGGGCTCTGGGACGCGGGGCTGGCGATCGTCTGCGGCGACCGGCACTGGCAGTACCACAGCGTCCACCCGTCGGGGGCCCACGAGTTTTCCTGCGGCGCGATCTGTGACGCCAACAGCCGGCTGGGCCGACACCCCGGCGACGAAAACAGCACCGACCCCGCAGGCGAGCTGACCCAGCCCTACCGCCAGGCCCAGGCGTCGGGCGGATTCTTGTCCCTCGTCGTCACCCCCGCCGACGACGCGGACGGCGAAGGCGCGGCCGCGTCGATCCGGTATGAGTTCTACGACGAGCGGGGCGAGCTGTTGTACCGCTACACGAATCAGGAGTAG
- a CDS encoding endonuclease III domain-containing protein has translation MPTKLTLPVPRDFELYTAVCSYGHFLLAPTRWDKDKQQLHRVLRDGSGRIVRCRVVQQKVGQASSLSNTGRMPVPPQALTIHCDRTLHRKHHGLIKQKIVRMLRIDTDLRDWYKLCPAAKKRSFGRLFRGENLFEDIVKTITSCNVTWPNTVNMNAQLVEHVGHGGFPTPEQVADFGEARLKSAGRVGYRAGRIVQLARGILDGSVDLDWFEQPERTSDECFAAALKLYGIGPYAAANILMLLGHYDRLAIDTETYRHYCKTHNVRRPKDPLRLHKRIDKHYGQFAPYPFLAYWFELWQAYEDRFGPSHHWDAEADAKQFTASNL, from the coding sequence ATGCCCACCAAGCTCACCCTCCCCGTGCCGCGTGATTTTGAGCTGTATACGGCTGTGTGTTCGTACGGGCATTTCCTGCTCGCGCCGACACGCTGGGACAAAGACAAGCAGCAGCTCCACCGCGTGCTGCGGGATGGCAGCGGGCGCATCGTGCGGTGTCGGGTCGTGCAACAAAAGGTGGGACAGGCTTCCAGCCTGTCTAACACAGGCAGGATGCCTGTGCCACCACAAGCACTCACGATCCACTGCGACCGCACGCTGCACCGCAAGCACCACGGCCTCATCAAGCAAAAAATCGTCCGCATGCTGCGCATCGATACCGACCTGCGTGATTGGTACAAGCTCTGCCCGGCCGCGAAGAAGCGCAGCTTTGGCCGACTGTTTCGCGGCGAAAACCTGTTCGAGGATATCGTCAAGACCATCACCTCCTGCAACGTCACCTGGCCCAACACCGTCAACATGAACGCCCAGCTCGTCGAGCATGTCGGCCACGGCGGGTTCCCCACGCCCGAGCAGGTCGCCGACTTCGGCGAGGCGCGATTGAAAAGCGCCGGCCGGGTCGGCTACCGCGCGGGGCGTATCGTCCAGCTTGCACGCGGCATCCTCGACGGCTCGGTCGATCTGGATTGGTTCGAGCAGCCCGAACGCACCAGCGACGAATGTTTCGCGGCCGCGCTCAAGCTCTACGGCATCGGGCCCTACGCCGCGGCGAACATCCTGATGCTGCTGGGCCACTACGACCGGCTCGCGATCGACACCGAGACCTACCGGCACTACTGCAAGACGCACAACGTCCGCCGACCCAAAGACCCACTCAGACTCCACAAGCGCATCGACAAGCACTACGGCCAGTTCGCGCCCTACCCCTTCCTCGCGTACTGGTTCGAGCTGTGGCAGGCCTACGAGGACCGCTTTGGCCCCAGCCACCACTGGGACGCCGAGGCGGATGCGAAGCAGTTCACGGCAAGTAATCTGTGA
- a CDS encoding 2Fe-2S iron-sulfur cluster-binding protein, translating to MHMKASDTPLGPRTVPVTIEMEDPESLGQAEKEVQLNGAVGESILELALANDIAIEHACGGVTACSTCHVHVEDGEDAFDEPEDEELDRVEEAPGNDMTSRLSCQCRIIKEGVPITIRVPAWNRNAVKEVPH from the coding sequence ATGCACATGAAGGCGTCCGACACGCCGCTGGGCCCCCGCACCGTGCCCGTCACGATCGAGATGGAAGACCCCGAGTCCCTCGGCCAGGCCGAGAAGGAAGTCCAGCTCAACGGCGCGGTCGGCGAGTCCATCCTCGAGCTCGCCCTGGCCAACGACATCGCCATCGAGCACGCCTGCGGCGGGGTGACGGCCTGCTCGACATGCCACGTCCATGTTGAAGATGGGGAAGATGCGTTCGACGAGCCCGAGGACGAGGAGCTCGACCGCGTCGAGGAGGCCCCGGGCAACGACATGACCAGCCGGCTGTCGTGCCAGTGCCGGATCATCAAGGAGGGCGTCCCGATCACGATCCGCGTGCCCGCCTGGAACAGAAACGCCGTAAAAGAAGTGCCCCACTAG
- a CDS encoding DUF1501 domain-containing protein: MSPTRREFLASSSALMGAAALGLSPAALAQSLREDGNPPTLVVVYLRGGADALNAVIPAGDQDYYTVRPTIAVPTPGNATENNPGVIPVTNMFGFHPSLAPLHELYEAERMTAIVNAGSTHPTRSHFDAQDFMERAAPGVKSITEGWLNRFLSATRTNEDRDLRAVSLQSTLPRSLRGEYPVLAVPGYGADDAMRAFEDMYACDGNAEARDGEAEMTDEGPRVGGGPATIEERDHANERQLEIITAGAETIEKLRRLQRIVRGGRPDIYPNGGLGNQLADVAKVIKAGVGLEVAALDYGGWDHHAYQGGSTGTFANMLSHVSQSVRAFHDDLGPLMDKTVVLVMSEFGRTVRENGNNGTDHGHGGFMMAVGGPVKGNRLYGSYNGLNRRDLYQGRDLPVSVDFRSVFAESLFALYGFNSDQHQFFPDYEANEHRVGFLNPVAG; the protein is encoded by the coding sequence ATGTCCCCAACCCGCCGTGAGTTCCTTGCCTCTTCCAGCGCCCTGATGGGCGCGGCCGCGCTCGGGCTGTCGCCCGCCGCGCTCGCGCAGTCGCTGCGGGAGGACGGCAACCCGCCCACGCTCGTCGTCGTCTACCTCCGTGGCGGGGCCGACGCGCTCAACGCGGTTATCCCCGCGGGCGACCAGGACTACTACACCGTCCGCCCGACGATCGCCGTGCCGACCCCGGGCAACGCGACCGAGAACAACCCCGGCGTCATCCCGGTCACCAACATGTTCGGCTTCCACCCGTCGCTCGCGCCGCTGCACGAGCTCTACGAGGCCGAGCGCATGACCGCCATCGTCAACGCCGGCTCGACCCACCCGACCCGGAGCCACTTCGACGCGCAGGACTTCATGGAACGCGCCGCGCCCGGCGTCAAGTCCATCACCGAGGGCTGGCTCAACCGATTCCTCAGCGCCACCCGCACCAACGAAGACCGCGACCTCCGCGCGGTCTCGCTCCAGAGCACGCTGCCCCGCTCGCTGCGTGGCGAGTACCCGGTCCTGGCCGTGCCCGGCTACGGCGCGGACGACGCGATGCGCGCGTTTGAAGACATGTACGCCTGCGACGGCAACGCCGAGGCCCGCGACGGCGAGGCCGAGATGACCGACGAGGGCCCGCGTGTCGGCGGCGGCCCCGCGACGATCGAGGAACGCGACCACGCCAACGAACGCCAGCTCGAGATCATCACCGCCGGCGCCGAGACCATCGAGAAGCTCCGCCGGCTGCAGCGCATCGTCCGCGGCGGTCGGCCGGACATCTACCCCAACGGCGGGCTGGGCAACCAGCTCGCGGATGTCGCCAAAGTCATCAAGGCCGGCGTCGGCCTCGAAGTCGCCGCGCTCGACTACGGCGGGTGGGACCACCACGCCTACCAGGGCGGATCGACCGGCACGTTCGCCAACATGCTCAGCCACGTCTCGCAGTCCGTCCGCGCTTTCCACGACGACCTTGGGCCGCTCATGGACAAGACCGTCGTGCTGGTCATGTCCGAGTTTGGCCGAACCGTCCGCGAGAACGGCAACAACGGCACGGACCACGGCCACGGCGGGTTCATGATGGCCGTCGGCGGACCCGTCAAGGGGAACCGGCTCTACGGCAGCTACAACGGGCTCAACCGCCGCGACCTCTACCAGGGCCGAGACCTCCCCGTCAGCGTCGACTTTAGAAGCGTCTTCGCCGAGTCGCTCTTCGCGCTCTACGGCTTCAACAGCGACCAGCACCAGTTCTTCCCCGACTACGAGGCCAACGAACACCGCGTCGGCTTCCTCAACCCCGTCGCGGGCTGA
- a CDS encoding GNAT family N-acetyltransferase yields the protein MTYTPRPAVPADAPTIAAYNAAMALETEGKTLDLDVLTAGVRAVFDDTSRGRYFVVDHPEAGVVGCLMVTYEWSDWRNGVFWWVQSVYVHPDHRRRGVFGLLYDAVREAGDAQPSVIGYRLYVEDANDTAQRTYTARGMVPAGYRVFEELRVDVG from the coding sequence ATGACCTACACCCCCCGACCTGCCGTGCCCGCCGATGCCCCGACGATTGCGGCGTACAACGCGGCGATGGCGCTGGAAACCGAAGGCAAGACGCTCGACCTCGATGTGCTCACGGCCGGGGTGCGTGCGGTGTTTGATGACACCAGCCGGGGGCGGTACTTCGTGGTCGATCACCCGGAGGCCGGGGTCGTGGGCTGCCTGATGGTGACGTACGAGTGGAGCGACTGGCGCAACGGCGTGTTCTGGTGGGTGCAGAGCGTGTACGTCCACCCGGACCACCGCCGGCGGGGCGTGTTCGGTCTTTTGTACGACGCGGTGCGTGAGGCGGGCGATGCGCAGCCGAGTGTGATCGGGTACCGGCTTTATGTCGAGGACGCGAACGATACGGCCCAGCGGACGTACACCGCGCGGGGGATGGTGCCCGCTGGGTATCGTGTGTTTGAGGAGCTGCGGGTTGATGTCGGGTAA
- a CDS encoding NUDIX domain-containing protein — protein sequence MPEPPPDPDPLDLPPLPYKIAALCFLFDAQGRTLLLHRAKPPNLDLYSPIGGKLEQAQGESPTRCAQREIYEEAGLEVAIADLHLTGIVSEQAFEGKGHWLMFLYEVTRPVDLAPERMVFDEGRLEWHDPGAIPELAIPESDREVIWPLFWQHRGGFFAAHLDCTGSRIAWTLEQSSLPAGA from the coding sequence ATGCCCGAGCCACCGCCAGACCCCGACCCCCTCGACCTCCCTCCGCTGCCGTACAAGATCGCGGCGCTGTGTTTTTTGTTTGATGCCCAGGGTCGGACGCTGCTGCTGCACCGCGCCAAGCCGCCGAACCTGGATTTGTATTCGCCGATCGGCGGGAAGCTGGAGCAGGCCCAGGGCGAGAGCCCGACGCGGTGTGCGCAGCGGGAGATCTACGAGGAGGCCGGGCTCGAGGTGGCGATCGCCGACCTGCACCTGACGGGGATCGTGTCGGAGCAGGCGTTCGAGGGCAAGGGGCACTGGCTGATGTTCCTGTACGAGGTGACCCGGCCTGTCGATCTCGCGCCGGAGCGGATGGTCTTCGACGAGGGCCGACTGGAGTGGCACGACCCAGGGGCGATCCCGGAGCTGGCGATTCCCGAATCGGACCGCGAGGTGATTTGGCCGCTGTTTTGGCAACACCGGGGCGGTTTTTTCGCCGCGCACCTGGATTGCACGGGGTCCCGGATCGCGTGGACGCTGGAGCAGTCGAGTCTCCCGGCGGGCGCATAA
- a CDS encoding type 1 glutamine amidotransferase, with product MAILLTEHAEHDFNNRLSATLRDHGHKLQVVRPQRDEPLPPDLDNIDGLVVMGGGQNTDEMDRHPWMARELELIREAHDAGLPIVGVCLGAQLIAVALGGEVAQAARPELGIAKVTQSFFGTTDPLLAGLPWDTLQMHAHAYEVTTLPPGGTPMPLMSSEHCNAQCFRVGLTTYGYQYHFEWDKQKCSEVIEEYAGLWAPDLGVSGDELKRELEQHYDTYRHLGDRQCKLIADRLFPLDKRLPDSGVEVANFRRS from the coding sequence ATGGCCATCCTCCTCACCGAACACGCCGAGCACGACTTCAACAACCGGCTCAGCGCCACCCTCCGCGACCACGGGCACAAGCTGCAGGTCGTCCGCCCCCAGCGCGATGAGCCGCTCCCGCCCGACCTCGATAACATCGACGGCCTGGTCGTCATGGGCGGCGGGCAGAACACCGACGAGATGGACCGCCACCCGTGGATGGCCCGCGAGCTCGAGCTGATCCGCGAGGCCCACGACGCCGGGCTGCCGATCGTCGGCGTGTGCCTGGGGGCGCAGCTCATCGCCGTCGCGCTGGGCGGCGAAGTCGCACAGGCCGCGCGGCCCGAGCTCGGCATCGCCAAGGTCACGCAGTCGTTCTTCGGCACGACCGACCCGCTCCTGGCCGGGCTCCCCTGGGACACGCTCCAGATGCACGCCCACGCCTACGAAGTCACGACCCTCCCGCCCGGCGGCACGCCCATGCCCCTGATGTCCTCCGAACACTGCAACGCCCAGTGCTTCCGCGTCGGGCTCACGACCTACGGCTACCAGTACCACTTCGAGTGGGATAAACAAAAGTGCAGCGAAGTCATCGAAGAATACGCCGGGCTCTGGGCCCCGGACCTGGGCGTCTCGGGCGACGAGCTCAAACGCGAGCTCGAACAGCACTACGACACCTACCGCCACCTCGGCGACCGCCAGTGCAAACTCATCGCGGACCGCCTGTTCCCGCTGGATAAACGCCTGCCCGACAGCGGCGTCGAAGTCGCGAATTTCCGGCGGTCTTGA
- a CDS encoding DUF1800 domain-containing protein: MTMTPSRTRRFALPLAWLSVLLLLAGPVMAQATRDTESDAERRARELGVGGGSDRDSDRPGRAGDAAAETNQGAPLTEREIAVHVINRLSFGATPGQIDRIMEMGWESWVHEQLNPSTIANERVDSYLASEHQWTTMSMGDIFRTYRPAYTSNPPSDEEQAMRNRNQQRIRRELQEATLYRAVYSERQFEEVIVEFWRNHFNIDQQKDDVGYLANHFEEQVIRRFAFGKFEHMLLSSARHPGMLIYLDNIVSQKPLTEREQRLLERFEARDNVPRSIRALGRQRGLNENYARELMELHTLGVDREYTQRDVTELARVLTGWTARWEDGSNYGQARDGRGNLPDYGFYFRDEVHDPNNKRVLGTLLRGGGEDQGIRVVRALANHRYTADHISRKLCRYLINDEPSEALVAEIARVFERTDGDLPQVYEAIIMSDDFLFRQNHQVKFKTPFEYVVSALRASGARVDNWGETRQAIALMGQPIYQCEDPTGYEDTAEAWLDPGVLVYRWSYALKLANNEVEGVRVGESVLANLPRREMKEKLMDRVLPGGVSDHTNGVLDRYLEQRRSASDLLGLLLGSPDFQQQ, from the coding sequence ATGACCATGACGCCGAGCCGGACCCGCCGCTTTGCCCTGCCGCTTGCGTGGCTGTCGGTGCTGCTTTTGCTGGCCGGGCCGGTGATGGCCCAGGCGACCCGCGACACCGAGTCCGACGCCGAACGTCGGGCGCGTGAGCTGGGCGTGGGTGGGGGCTCGGACCGCGATAGCGACCGGCCGGGCCGGGCCGGTGACGCCGCGGCCGAGACGAACCAGGGTGCCCCGCTGACCGAGCGTGAGATCGCGGTACACGTGATCAACCGCCTGTCCTTCGGCGCGACGCCGGGCCAGATCGACCGCATCATGGAGATGGGCTGGGAGTCGTGGGTCCACGAGCAGCTCAACCCCTCGACGATCGCCAACGAACGCGTCGATTCCTACCTCGCCTCCGAACACCAATGGACGACCATGTCCATGGGCGACATCTTCCGCACCTACCGCCCGGCCTACACGAGCAACCCGCCCTCCGACGAGGAGCAGGCGATGCGCAACCGCAACCAGCAACGCATCCGCCGCGAGCTCCAGGAAGCCACCCTCTACCGCGCGGTCTACTCCGAGCGCCAGTTCGAAGAGGTCATCGTCGAGTTCTGGCGCAACCACTTCAACATCGACCAACAAAAAGACGACGTCGGCTACCTCGCCAACCACTTCGAAGAACAGGTCATCCGCCGATTCGCCTTCGGCAAGTTCGAGCACATGCTGCTGTCGTCGGCTAGGCACCCGGGGATGCTCATCTACCTCGACAACATCGTCAGCCAGAAACCGCTGACCGAGCGCGAGCAGCGGCTGCTCGAACGCTTCGAGGCGCGTGACAACGTCCCGCGTTCGATCCGCGCGCTGGGCCGGCAACGCGGGCTCAACGAAAACTACGCGCGTGAGCTGATGGAACTGCACACGCTGGGCGTCGACCGCGAGTACACCCAGCGCGATGTCACCGAGCTCGCGCGTGTCCTCACCGGCTGGACCGCGCGGTGGGAGGACGGCTCGAACTACGGCCAGGCACGCGACGGCCGCGGCAACCTCCCCGACTACGGCTTCTACTTCCGCGACGAGGTCCACGACCCCAACAACAAGCGCGTGCTGGGCACGCTGCTCCGCGGTGGCGGGGAAGACCAGGGCATCCGCGTCGTCCGGGCGCTGGCCAACCACCGCTACACCGCCGACCACATCAGCCGAAAGCTCTGCCGCTACCTGATTAACGATGAGCCCAGCGAGGCGCTCGTCGCCGAGATCGCCCGCGTGTTCGAGCGGACCGACGGCGACCTGCCCCAGGTCTACGAGGCGATCATCATGTCGGACGACTTCCTGTTCCGGCAGAACCACCAGGTCAAGTTTAAGACGCCCTTCGAGTACGTCGTGTCCGCGCTGCGTGCGTCGGGCGCGCGGGTCGATAACTGGGGCGAGACCCGCCAGGCCATCGCGCTGATGGGGCAGCCGATCTACCAGTGCGAAGACCCGACGGGCTACGAAGATACGGCCGAGGCCTGGCTCGACCCGGGCGTGCTGGTGTACCGCTGGTCGTACGCGCTCAAGCTCGCGAACAACGAGGTCGAAGGCGTCCGCGTCGGCGAAAGCGTGCTGGCGAACCTCCCGCGCCGCGAGATGAAAGAAAAACTGATGGACCGCGTCCTGCCCGGCGGCGTGAGCGACCACACCAACGGCGTCCTGGACCGCTACCTCGAACAACGGCGCAGCGCCTCGGACTTGCTGGGGCTGCTGCTGGGGTCGCCGGATTTCCAGCAGCAGTAG
- a CDS encoding AraC family transcriptional regulator — MAIPFVLPTPWDGCAAKPWSALRKRIPFDAAALLLIDPAKPDASGVLGGRGLTGKHLAAWLDANASGDALLKRAARDGHAAADKAAPAPTAAMPKGLRIAVAAVPCDAVGKRFWVLAVGRKKGGAYSAEHRHRLQNALLSIRSRFDCIPENDPGLQRVLIDADGRVMHVDTDSRLSLPVDLAPLQALVEDVLEIEAQRWPGSASGGPHDVFPPHGNGPSLWARVERQPDWGKGLSPATTLTIRPIEGLAPPGVGRVEDERIGQAMGVITDHFAQAPSLNELAAQFDISPFHFHRLFSAQAEISPKHLALRVQLLHARHMLRTTTMPIRDVADECGFSSHGHFSATFHRMVGLTPVDYRLGGVPLE, encoded by the coding sequence ATGGCCATACCCTTCGTACTACCGACTCCATGGGACGGCTGCGCCGCCAAGCCCTGGTCCGCCCTGCGCAAACGCATCCCGTTCGACGCGGCCGCGCTGCTCCTCATCGACCCCGCCAAGCCCGACGCCTCGGGCGTGCTCGGCGGACGCGGGCTCACCGGCAAACACCTCGCGGCCTGGCTCGACGCCAACGCCTCGGGCGATGCGCTGCTCAAGCGCGCCGCCAGGGACGGCCACGCCGCGGCCGACAAAGCGGCCCCCGCCCCCACCGCCGCGATGCCCAAAGGGCTCCGCATCGCGGTCGCCGCGGTCCCGTGCGACGCGGTGGGCAAGCGTTTCTGGGTGCTCGCGGTCGGGCGTAAAAAGGGCGGCGCGTACTCGGCCGAGCATCGGCACCGCCTGCAGAATGCGCTCTTGTCGATCCGCAGCCGATTCGACTGCATCCCGGAGAACGACCCGGGGCTCCAGCGAGTGTTGATCGATGCGGATGGCCGGGTGATGCACGTCGATACGGACAGCCGGCTGTCGCTGCCCGTGGACCTGGCGCCGCTGCAGGCCTTAGTCGAGGACGTGCTAGAGATCGAGGCCCAGCGCTGGCCGGGCAGCGCGTCGGGCGGTCCCCACGACGTGTTCCCGCCGCACGGCAATGGCCCGTCGCTCTGGGCCCGGGTCGAGCGCCAGCCCGACTGGGGCAAGGGCCTGTCGCCCGCCACGACGCTGACGATTCGCCCGATCGAGGGGCTCGCACCGCCCGGCGTGGGCCGGGTCGAAGACGAGCGGATCGGGCAGGCGATGGGGGTCATCACCGACCACTTCGCCCAGGCACCCTCGCTCAATGAACTCGCGGCGCAGTTCGACATCAGCCCGTTCCACTTCCACCGCCTGTTCTCCGCCCAGGCCGAGATCAGCCCCAAGCACCTCGCGCTGCGCGTCCAGCTGCTCCACGCCCGGCACATGCTGCGGACCACGACCATGCCCATCCGCGACGTCGCCGACGAATGCGGGTTCTCCAGCCACGGCCACTTCTCGGCAACCTTCCACCGGATGGTCGGCCTGACCCCGGTCGACTACCGCCTGGGCGGCGTCCCCCTGGAATAG